One part of the Sandaracinaceae bacterium genome encodes these proteins:
- a CDS encoding (2Fe-2S)-binding protein — MARHTLQVNGSPVTVEVSDDTPLLWVLRDTLGLTGTKYGCGISQCGACTVHVDGEPVRSCVLPIARVDGEVRTIEALGGEHPLHRAWVEENVPQCGYCQSGQIMSAAALLARTPRPASRDIDEAMRGNLCRCGTYGRIRRAILRAAGLDPDPDPDPDPDPDPDPDPDPDPDPDPEPDPDPDPDPASATAPTRENPDG; from the coding sequence ATGGCGCGTCACACGCTCCAAGTGAACGGCAGCCCGGTCACCGTCGAGGTGTCGGACGACACGCCGCTCCTCTGGGTGCTGCGGGACACGCTCGGCCTGACCGGCACGAAGTACGGCTGCGGCATCTCGCAGTGCGGCGCGTGCACGGTGCACGTCGATGGCGAGCCGGTGCGCTCGTGCGTGCTGCCCATCGCGCGCGTCGACGGAGAGGTCCGCACCATCGAGGCCCTCGGAGGAGAGCACCCGCTGCACCGCGCCTGGGTGGAAGAGAACGTGCCCCAGTGCGGCTACTGCCAGAGCGGCCAGATCATGAGCGCCGCCGCCCTGCTCGCGCGCACGCCGCGCCCCGCGTCGCGGGACATCGACGAGGCGATGCGAGGCAACCTCTGCCGCTGCGGCACGTACGGCCGGATCCGCCGCGCGATCCTCCGAGCGGCGGGTCTCGATCCCGATCCCGATCCCGATCCCGATCCCGATCCCGATCCCGATCCCGATCCCGATCCCGACCCCGATCCCGACCCCGAACCCGATCCCGATCCCGATCCCGATCCCGCCTCCGCGACCGCACCGACCCGCGAGAACCCCGATGGCTGA